One Microtus pennsylvanicus isolate mMicPen1 chromosome 3, mMicPen1.hap1, whole genome shotgun sequence DNA window includes the following coding sequences:
- the LOC142847207 gene encoding olfactory receptor 8B12-like, translating to MAAKNSSVTEFILAGLTDHPGLLMPLLFLFLAFYMVTMVGNLGLISLIGLNPHLHTPMYFFLFNLSLIDSCYSSTIIPKMLVSFISKKNTISYSGCMSQLFFFCFFVFSESFILSAMAYDRYVAICNPLMYTVTMSPQMYVLLLLGVYAMGFSGGMAHTGNILNLTFCADNLVNHFMCDILPLLELSCNSTFTNELVVFIVVAFGIGVPIVTIFISYALILSSILHMHSTEGRSKAFGTCSSHIIVVCLFFGSGAFAYLKPPSILPLDQGKVSSLFYTIVVPMLNPLIYSLRNKDVQVALRKTFVSRVFS from the coding sequence ATGGCTGCCAAGAATTCCTCTGTGACAGAGTTCATCCTTGCAGGCCTGACAGATCACCCAGGACTCCTCAtgcccctcctcttcctgttcctgGCTTTCTACATGGTCACCATGGTGGGGAACCTGGGCTTGATCTCCCTGATAGGGCTGAATCCTCACttgcacacccccatgtacttctttctcTTCAATCTTTCCTTAATAGATTCCTGTTACTCCTCCACCATCATCCCCAAAATGCTGGTGAGTTTTATCTCAAAGAAGAACACCATCTCATACTCGGGGTGTATGTCAcagctgtttttcttctgtttctttgttttctctgagtCTTTCATTCTGTCAGCCATGGCATATGACCGTTATGTTGCCATCTGCAACCCCCTGATGTATACAGTCACCATGTCTCCCCAGATGTATGTCCTCCTTTTACTGGGTGTGTATGCGATGGGCTTTTCTGGAGGTATGGCCCATACAGGAAAcatattgaatttgaccttctgTGCTGACAATCTTGTCAATCACTTCATGTGTGATATCCTTCCCCTTCTGGAGCTGTCCTGCAACAGCACCTTCACAAATGAGTTGGTAGTCTTCATTGTGGTGGCCTTTGGTATTGGCGTGCCCATTGTCACCATCTTCATTTCTTATGCCCTCATCCTCTCTAGCATCCTTCACATGCATTCCACAGAGGGCAGGTCCAAGGCCTTCGGAACCTGCAGCTCCCATATAATTgtagtttgtcttttctttggttctggggCTTTCGCGTACCTCAAACCACCTTCCATATTACCCCTTGACCAAGGAAAAGTGTCTTCCTTGTTCTATACCATTGTAGTACCAATGCTGAACCCTCTGATCTATAGCTTGAGAAATAAGGATGTCCAAGTTGCTCTGAGGAAAACCTTTGTCAGCAGAGTATTCTCTTAA